The following nucleotide sequence is from Microbulbifer sp. A4B17.
CCACATAACAGTTAATTCAAAAGAAGCGTCTTCATATCACCCTTCTATATAATTCTACTCACTTCTTTCAAGACAATCTCAAAAACCCAATAATATCAAAAATTTATGACCTTTGACATAATTCTCAACAGGTAGATATATAGCAGGCGCTATATATCTACCTGCTTTTTCTGCTCTTTATAACATTACCAAACCTATAAAAATCAAAGAGATAGACCCTCACCCCCAGAAATAGGAGAAGCTTCTCTTGAATTCTGATATTGACAGCAGGACAAAAGAGCAAATACTGTATATAAAAACAGTTTAAGGGCAATATCATGGACGACATTCGCCATAAAATCCCAGGTAAGCCTGAACGCTTTATGGACAATCTGCGATTTCATATTCGAAAGCAAGGACTATCGTACCGAACAGAGCAAACTTACACGCACTGGGTTAAACGTTTCATTCATTTCAATAAAAAGAAGCACCCTGCTGATATGGGAGCTGTTGAGATTGAGACGTTTCTCTCTCACCTTGCAGTTCAGGGTCTTTGCTCCGCAAATACACAGCGAATAGCTCTGAACGCTTTGATATATCTGTACAAGAGATTCTTAGGTAGAGATATTCAGGCATTGGACTTTAAACTGGCAAAACAACAAAAGTACCTGCCTGTGGTTTATAGCCGTAGAGAAATATCAGCAATTTTGGATCATCTTGAAGGCACTTACAGATTACAGGTTGAACTAATGTACGGTAGCGGCCTTCGCAGTGCCGAACTGCTTTCTTTACGTATAAAGGATATAGACTTCGACAGCAATAATATTTTTGTTCGAGGTGGTAAGGGGGATAAAGATCGCACTACGATATTACCTAATGGGTTAATTGTGCAGTTACATAGGCAGGTGGAGACTGTTTCCCTATTACACCAACAAGATCTTTTGGCTGGTTTTGGTTCGGTTTATTTACCTAACGCCTTGGAAAGAAAGTATCCAAGTGCAAGCCGACAACTCGCTTGGCAATACCTTTTCCCTTCCAGCACCATCGGCCAATGTCCTCGCTCCGGTGAAAACAGAAGGCATCATATGCACGCAACAACTTTAGCGCGCCAGGTTTGTATAGCTGTCAAGCTAGCGAGAGTCAACAAACCGGCTCGTTGCCATGCATTTCGCCATAGTTTTGCGACTCACTTGCTCGAAGCGGGTTATGACTTGCGTACGATTCAGGAGCTGCTAGGGCATTCGGATGTTAGTACTACTGAAATTTATACCCATGTCGTAAATCGGGGAAATAAAGGCGTTTTAAGCCCCTCAGATCAACTGCGCAACATTAATAAAATTGAGCAGACTGAAGCTAACTATTTTTTGGGGAGCAAGGTAGGTGAAGTTCAGGAGCTTAGCTTATTGGCTGCATCTTAGCAGCGAGGAGATCGGATACCGGCTTTCGCCGGTACCGCAATAGGAAAAGGCCGATCGAATTATCCCGGTGTTACATCGCCGTTTTGCGCGCGGTGGCGCAGTGCGTGATCGATCAGAACCAGGGCCATCATGGCTTCGGCGATAGGCGTTGCTCGAATACCAACACAGGGGTCGTGGCGGCCTTTAGTAACGACTTCAATGGGATTGCCGGAGCGGTCAACGCTGCGGCCGGGAATACGCAAACTGGAAGTCGGCTTCAGGGCGATATGGGCAATGATATCCTGGCCACTAGAAATACCACCCAACACACCACCGGCATTATTCGACAGGAACCCTTCTTCCGGAGTGATTTCATCTCGGTGCTCAGTGCCCTTCTGCTCCACGCTGTCAAAGCCAGCTCCAATTTCCACGCCTTTTACCGCGTTAATACTCATTAAGCCGTGGGCCAGATCTGCATCCAGGCGATCAAAAATAGGTTCACCCAGTCCAGCAGGAACGCCGCTGGCGTGTACTGAGATACGCGCTCCGATGGAGTTCCCCTCTTTGATAAGCTCCTGCATATAGGTCTCCATTTCGGGGACCCGATCGGCATCCGGGCAAAAGAAGGGGTTTTGCTCTACCTGATCCCAATCCAGTTTTTGTACTTTAATCGGGCCCAATTGTGAGAGATAACCGCGCACTTCAATGCCGTATTTTTGTTTTAGCCATTTTTTGGCGATGGCTCCGGCGGCAACCCGCATGGCAGTCTCACGGGCGGAAGAGCGACCGCCCCCACGGTAGTCGCGAATGCCGTATTTTTGCCAATAGGTGAAATCGGCATGGGCTGGCCTTACCTGTTCAGCGATATTGCTGTAGTCCTTGGAGCGCTGGTCGGTATTTTCAATCAACAGGCCAATAGGCGTGCCGGTGGTTTTTCCCTCGAAAACACCGGAAAGGATTTTTACCTGGTCGGGCTCACGGCGCTGGGTGGTATAGCGGGAAGTGCCCGGCTTGCGGCGGTCCAGCTCTCGCTGAATTTCTTCTTCACTGATCTCCAGACCCGGAGGGCATCCATCGACGATACAGCCGAGCGCGGGGCCGTGACTTTCGCCAAAGGTGGTGACACAAAACAGCTTGCCAAAGGTATTGCCCGACATAGACGACTTTTCCAGCTAGTAGGTGGTAAAACAGGATGGCCCATAATAGGGGCGCGCATTATAAATGATCTGCCCGCCCCAGTGCGCAGACTGGGGCAAAAAGCACAAGTGTCCGCAGAACCGGGCTTGTGCCCATAACCCGGCAACCGAGATTGCCGGGGAGGCAAAAGGAATTATTCCTTTTCGAAGTAGGGTTGATAGGCGAGCAGTTCTTCCCGGCTGATGGCAAAGACACCGTGGCCGCCATCCTCAAACTCGGGCCACATAAACGGCACCTCCGGGAAGGCTTTTTCCAGGGCTTCCCAGCTATTGCCCACTTCGCAGATCAACAGGCCGTCGGGTTGTAAGTGGTTGGCGGCTTCGCGCAGCAGGCGGCGGGTAAAATCGAGACCGTCATCGCCAGAGCCCAAAGCTATATCCGGTTCGGCGTGGTATTCCTTGGGCATTTCAGCCAAATCGCGGGCATCAACATAGGGCGGGTTACAAACGATCAATTCGTAACTCATGCCATGCAGACCGGCAAAGAGGTCAGATTGTACCGCGCGCACCCGTTCGTTCAGATCGTGACGATTAATATTGATCTGCGCCACTTCGATCGCATCTTCGGAGATATCGCTCAAGTCGACTCGCGCTTCCGGGAAGGCCTCGGCACAGGCGATACCAATACAACCGCTCCCGCAACAGAGATCCAGAATCGCCAGGGGCTCAACATTGAGCCAGGGCTGGAAATTGTGGCGAATCATCTCGCCAATCGGTGAACGGGGTACCAGTACACGCTCGTCCACATAAAATGTCATATCGCAGAAGTGCGCTTCCTTGGTCAGGTAGGCCGCTGGGACCCGCTCGGTAAAACGCCGCTCCAGAATAGTAAGCACATCGCGACGCTCCTCCATGGTCAGGCGGGCCTGGAGAATTTCCGACTTGCTGTAGGGGGGCAAATGCAGGGCATGGGTTACCAGTAAAACAGCCTCGTCCCAGGCGTTATCGGTGCCATGGCCGTAGTAGAGGTCGGCCTCATTGAATCGGCTGGTCCCCCAGCGGATATAGTCCAAAACCGTGGTCAGCTCGTGGAGGCTGGATTCACGCCTTTCTATCATCGAATCTATCCTTAAGTGCTATGTATCTCGTCAGGGCCTGCTGTCACTCATTGGATGGCCTCTATTGTGGCTATAGAAGCGCCAGTCAAGGCACGGGGAGTGTAGTTTGGATATTCCAAATAAGCGACGAGTAACTCTAAACGGCAATTCTACAGCCGTAGTCCGAAGGGCCCAGGCCATTTTTACCCCCAACTTCATTATTATCTCTCGCTAGTGACTACACAGCCCTTATTCTACTCTGCTGGACAAAAATCAGTCTCCGCCGGTGGTGATCAGTTGGCATCAACAGGCCTCTGGGTCCGCGCGGATCTTTACTCTCGGGTTACAAACGCTTAGGGTAGCGCACCCGCCCTTCGGGCTGAGATGTTGGAAAGAGCAGCATGAACGAACATTACGCGCGAATTATTGAAGCAATCGGCGAAGACCCGCAACGCCCTGGGCTCAAAGACACCCCGGGGCGCGCCGCCAAAGCCATGGAATACCTGACTCGCGGCTATAAGCAGACCGTGGAAGATGTAGTCAACGATGCGCTCTTCCCGTCCGATTGCAGCGAAATGGTGCTGGTTAAGGATATCGAACTCTACTCCCTGTGTGAGCACCACCTGCTGCCGTTTATCGGCCGTGCCCACGTAGCCTATATTCCCAATGGCAAGGTCGTTGGCCTGTCCAAGGTAGCACGCATTGTCGATATGTTTGCGCGCCGCCTGCAAATTCAGGAACAGCTGACTGTAGAGATCGCCGAGACCCTGCTAAACGTTACCGGTGCCGCCGGTGTCGGCGTGATCATCGAAGCCAAACATATGTGCATGATGATGCGCGGTGTGGAAAAACAGAACTCTGTCATGAAGACTTCGGCTATGCTCGGTACTTTCCGCAGCAACCAGGCCACCCGCAATGAGTTCCTCTCCCTGCTGCGCCAATAAACGCCACAGGATCCCAGCGGCCACCAGGCCGCTTTGACCGAGGAGTGACCGCTATGCCTCACCTGATCATAGAGTATGCGAAAAATCTGGAAGAGAAGATTTCTGTCGCTGCGCTGGTCAGCTCGGCCCAGGAGGCGATGCACCGTTCCGGTTTATTCGCCTCCCACAATATCAAGACCCGCGCCAAGTCCTACGATCAGTTTATTGCCGGGGACAACGGCAGCAGCTTTATTCACGCAGAGATCCGCCTGCTTGAAGGGCGCTCCACTAGGGAAAGGGAGGCTCTAAGCTCGGCAGTGTTTAACAGCCTGTGCCAGTTCGCTGAGGGAGTTCCCGCAGTCTCTGTCGAGGTACGGGAGATGGATGCCAGCTGCTATTCCAAGCGGGTTCCCTTTTAAGCGGTCTCACCGCGCAAGAAAGGACCAAACCACTCCGCAATTGCCTGAGCGCCGCTCTCCTCCAAGTGCAAGTGGTGGCTTCCGGGCATTTCCCGCGCTTCAATGCCCGGAAAACCCTCCAACACAGGGCGCAGTCGCTTGAGCATATCCGCAATACCATCTTCAGCGAGAACCAGCTGCACTGGCATATTCAATCGGGACAGATACGCCTTGATCTGCGGCTCATTGAGCTTGGCCGTGGAAGCCGCCATCAATCGGGGATCATTACTCCACATATAACCACCTTCCACTTCCCGGGTACCGCGCTCAGTCAACACCTGCGCAGCCCACTCAGTTAATGGGAACATGCCGTTCTTGCGCGCTTCTACGGCCTCCTCGAAAGTACTGTAAATCCGCAGCTTACGGGCGGCGTAACGAGCCCTCTGGGCGATGGCTTTTGCCAGGTTCTCCGGAGCCTTTTCATCTTCAGTGGAGGGGGGCACCAGGCCGTCAATCAGTGCCAGGCGTTTTACTCGGTCGGGGAAGGCTCCGGCGGTGATCACCCCGGCAATAGCGCCACGGGAATGAGCCAGTATGGAGAACTTGCGCCAGCCGAGCGCATGCACCGCCCCCAGAATATCTTCAGCCTCTTCCCAGATGTTGTAGTTGGCGTCGAGTGAGCGGTGGTAGCTGTGACCATGGCCGGGCATATCTACCGCCACCAGGTTGATTCCTGTCAGCAGAGGGGCCAGCCGATTAAAGCTGGCGCAGTTATCCAACCAACCGTGGAGGGCAATTACCGGCTCACCCTCCGGGTCGCCCCATTGGCGCGCGGCAATCGATTTATGATCAAACTCTATGGTGAGCTCACGGGGAGTGATTTGATTTGTCGCCAAAGTGATATCCACCGGATAGTGACTAAAACAGGTGGTGAAATGGTGCGGCCCACCAACAACATCCGCAATGACAGTTGTGATCAGCACAATAGGGATTTACTGGCAGACACAACCGGAAAGACTACTCTGCGTGCTGCAACCACTCCAGGTCGGCGCAGCCATCAGCCCACACCTCCGCGCTGACGCAGGCAAGACTGGAAGTACCCATGGGATGCTCGTTACCAGTGCCACATAGGCCATTGAGCAAGCTGCCCACCAAAGGCTGGTGACTAACCAGCAGAAGCGGAAAGGTATCCTGGGTTTGCAAATGATCGAGCAGCTGCTGTGGGTGGGTATTGCCGATCAGCAGTGGTTCGGTAATAACGGGTAATCCCAGTTGGGCGGCAGCAATCTCAGCGGTTTCCTGGGTTCGCACAAACGGACTGGCCCAAATTGCTTTGACCGCCGCTAACTCCTCTGCGCGTTTTTTGCAGACCTGTGCAACCTGCCTGCGCCCGCGCTCTGTCAGGGCTCTCTCTGCATCATTGGCGAGCATGGGCTCGGCTTTACCGTGACGCAAAATAAACAGCTGCATGGGACTTCCTCAAGAGTGAATTATTACTTTGTCGATATCAGCGGGAATGGTCGTAGGGGGGGTGCAGTGGCTATTTATCCGGCGCCCCCTCAAAAGGCACCGGATAAATAAGCTGCAGGGAGAAGAATCAATTCTTGTCGACAGGCTTGTCCGCGTCGTCGGCACTCTCCTCTACAAGCTCAGGTTTTTCGCTGCTTTTCGAATCAGAGCTACCCAGGATAATAGCGTCTTCGGCTTCATCTTCAGCCTTGTCCTTCTCGTGCTTAGCTTCCTTGGAAACCACCTCCGCAGAAACTTCTTCAGCGCCTTCATAGCCGGATAAATCCTCTACGTCGGATTCAGGCCACTCAGAAAACGGAAAAGGTTTTTCGTCGGAGTTGTAGATCAGGAACTGAATCGCCTGGTAAACGTAGGAGGCGAGCTGATCGCCAAAACGGCGCAGATTATCGTTGGATTTCCCACTGATAATCGAAAACAGGAATTGCAGTATCACTACCGCCATCAGTAACCACGCGGCAACCTGAAGGCACACTGCAAACAGCACCATATAGATAAGGCGCACCCACTGGTTGCCGGAAGTAAGATTGCGCTTTAGATCGTCATTGTTCATATGAGGCTTCCATTTAAGGCTTGGCCGAGTAGGCCACATCAAAAGTTTGCGCGCCCGACATCAAATTGCGAATCACCTCAGGAATCGGTCGCTGTTCAAATAATATGGCGTGAATCGCGGAAACCAAGGGCATGTAGACACCCATTTCGTCAGCTTTCTGTTTAATCAGACGAACCGTATTCACACCTTCGGCCACCTGACCGATTTCTGCGACAGCCTGATCGAGCGGCTTGCCCTTACCGACCATATACCCCACCCGATAATTTCGGCTGAGGTCCGAGGAACAGGTCAGAATCAAGTCGCCGACACCGGCGAGGCCGATAAACGTCATGGGATCGGCACCCATCGCTTCAGCAAAACGCATCATTTCTGCCAGGGAACGGGTGATCAGTAAACTGATAGTATTTTGCCCGCGCTCCAACGCTGCAGCCATACCAGTGACTATCGCGTAGATATTTTTTAGCGCACCGGCAAGCTCCACCCCAAATACATCACTACTGGAATAAACCCGGAAAGTCTCCGAGTGCAGTGCCGATTGAATCGCTTTGCAAAGTGCCTCGTCTTCACTGGCCACCACCGTTGCAGTGTAGTGCCCCGCAACAATTTCTTTTGCAAAATTTGGTCCGCTCAAAACCCCGACACGCATATCGGTGGTTTCTTCGCGCAGAATATCGCTCATTAAGTGGAAGTTGTCGTGCTCAATCCCCTTGGTAGTTGAGATCAGCATGGTACCCGGCGCCAGCAGTGGGGCCACCTTTTTCACCACTTCGCGAAAAGACTTACTGGGTATCGCTACAAATACTATATTGCAGCCACCCACCGCCTGTTCCAGGTCACTGGTGATTTGTAATTCCGGGTGCAGGGGTACGCCGGGCAAGTATTTGTGATTCTCTCGAGTGTCGCGACACTCAGCCGCCGTTTCCGCATTACGCATCCACTGGCGGGTGTCGTGGCCGTTGCCCGCCACAATGTTCGCAATCGCGGTTCCGAAACTGCCGCCGCCCAATACGGCAATAGCGAGGGGGTTGGAAGTTTCTTTTTGCATTGTCACACCGATAAAGCTTTTTATTAAGACTTGCGGATTATAGAGCTATGACCCGCTGAGCCCAATGGGGTCAATTTGTTTTAAACTTCTGGTAATTGTGCGAAACAACACAGTAAATAGCAAAAACGGCCCTCTGCCTTGACCAACCGATAAAATACCGCTCGATCCGGCAGGGGCCGCTTCTGGGGCCAGCAAAGTCAAAAACAACTCCGCTGGCCATCGCTTAGCACCAATCAATAGCGCTGACTTAGCCGTGCATTTCCAGCAACAGCGTGTTCAGGCGGCGCACATAATCCGCCGGGTCTGCCAGCTGGTTACCCGCGGCCAGGTTAGCCTGGTCCATGAGGATATTGGTGAGATCCGCAAAGCGATCTTCATCCGCTTCCTGGTCCAGACGCTGTACCAGTGGGTGGGACGGATTGATTTCAAAGATCGGCTTGGCATCTGGCAGGGCCTGGCCGGCCTGCTCCAGAATGCGGCGCATTTGCGGGCCCATATCCTGTTCGCTCACCACCAGACACGCTGGGGAGTCCACCAGACGAGTGGTTGCGCGTACGGATTCAACGCGACCTTCCAGAACTTCCTGTACCCGCTCAACCAGGGCACCGGACTCCTGCTCGACTTTTTCGCGCTCAGCTTTGTCTTCATCGCTCTCGGCTTCACCCAGGTCCAGCGCGCCTTTGGCCACGTCCTGGAACTGCTTGCCGTCGAACTCGCTCATATGGCCCACGAACCACTCGTCCACCTGATCGGTGAGCAGCAGCACTTCGATACCCTTCTTGCGGAATACTTCCAGGTAGGGGCTGGACTTGGCCGTAGCGAAGTTGTCGGCACATACGTAGTAGATTGCCTTTTGGCCATCCTTCATGCGACCTACATAGTCTTCCAGGGACTGATCCTGCTTCTCGGTATCGGTGTGGGTGCTGGCAAAGCGCAGCAGCTTGGCAATTTTCTCTTTATTGGAGAAATCTTCAGCCGGGCCTTCTTTCAATACATTGCCGAACAGATCCCAGAACTTCTGGTACTCATCGCCATCTTTCTTCGCCAATTTATCCAGCATATCCAGAACACGCTTGGTCAGCGCACTCTTGATCGCATCGGTATTGCGATCTTTTTGCAGGATTTCACGGGATACGTTCAGCGGCAGGTCATTGGAGTCCAGAACACCTTTCACGAAACGCAGGTACAGCGGCAGGAACTGCTCCGCGTCGTCCATGATAAAGGTGCGCTGCACATACAGCTTGAGGCCGCGAGCGGCATCGCGCTGGTACAGATCGAACGGTGCGCGCGCAGGGATGTAAAGCAGGCTGGTGTAATCCTGCTTGCCCTCTACGCGATTGTGGCTCCAGGTTAAAGGATCGTCGAAATCGTGGGAGATATGCTTGTAGAACTCCTTGTACTCCTCGGATTTCACGTCGGAGCGGGGGCGAGTCCACAGGGCCTGGGCAGCATTTACTGCTTCAAACTCAGGTGCTTTCTCTTCTTTCGGCTCTTCGCCCTCTTCTGCCGCCGGCATTTCCTCTTTCAGCATTTCCACCGGAATGGCGATGTGATCGGAGTACTTTTTAATGATGGAGCGCAGGCGCCAACTATCGGCAAACTCTTTCGCTTCTTCTTTCAGGTGCAGGACCACTCGGGTGCCGCGCTGGGGCCATTCAACGGTCTCTACGGAGTATTCCGCTTCACCGTGACACTCCCAGTGCACACCCTGGTCGGTATTCAGGCCGGCGCGACGGGTGAATACGTCTACTTTATCGGCGACGATAAAGGCGGAGTAGAAGCCCACACCGAATTGGCCTATCAGGTGCGCATCTTTTTTCTGATCTCCGGTCAGCTGCTGCATAAATGCAGAGGTGCCAGAGCGGGCGATGGTACCGAGGTTTTCGATTACTTCATCACGGCTCATACCAATACCATTATCGGTAATGGTGAGTGTGCCCTCTTCCTTGTCAAACTCAATGCGAATGCGCAGGTCTGCATCTTCACCCAGTAATTCAGGCTTGGACAGCGATTCAAAACGCAGCTTGTCGGCGGCATCAGAAGCGTTGGATACCAGCTCGCGCAGGAAAATCTCCTTATTGGAGTAGAGCGAGTGGATCATCAGGTGCAGCAGCTGCTTGGCTTCCGTCTGGAATCCATGGCTCTCTTTTTGGGCCTCAACGGTCATCTATTCGGTCTCCCCGTAAACGTCAATCGGAACAGGGAGCAAATATTGGGATCAGCCAGCAGGTTTCAAGGGGGGGAGGGACAATCACTTACCAGTGGAGATCAGCGATCTCCACTGGTTTGAGCGGTAGCGAGATTGCCTTTGCCAGTAATATCGATCACGAAATTGGCAGTGAGATCTGAGATCACACGGGACTCCGCATTCATCAGAATAGCGATACCCACTTTCAACTTTTCCGAGTAGGCCACCGCCGCACGGAAGCCCGCAACCCAACCGCCGTGGTAAATAATACGATCGTCACCAATGGTATAGAGGCGCCAGCCCAGACCATAGCCTGCGTGAGACAGGTAATCTCTCCAGATACGATGGCGCATATGGCGCTGGGTAGCGACTCGCTCAGTAGTCATATCGGCGATCACTTCCGGTGACAGCACCTTCGGGTAGTAGCCCATCTGCGCTTTCAACCACTGGGCCATATCGGAGATACTGGCATTCACTCCCGCCGCCGGTGCAGCAAAGTAGTATTCCTTCTCCACTTTTACCGGACGCCAGCCGCTGCCTGTCTGAATATGGGGTGCCGCACGGTTGTCGGAGGCCATAAAGCTCTCCCAGCCGACCGATGCGTTCTGCATTTTCAGCGGGACAAAAATTCGCTTTTTCAGCTGGCTGGCAAAGGAGACCCCGGTCGCCTCAAAAATCACATCCTCAATCAGGCTGAACAACACATTCTGGTAGCCGTAGCATTTTCCCGGCGTGCAGCGCGGATCGATATTGGCAAACTTGGGCAATATCTTGCTGAGAGGCTTGTTGTCCTCAAGGTAGTTGTCGTAGGCATTTGGGGTCAGACCCGAGGAATGGCTGAGCAAGTGTTCCACCTGTAGCTGACGGG
It contains:
- a CDS encoding integron integrase, whose protein sequence is MDDIRHKIPGKPERFMDNLRFHIRKQGLSYRTEQTYTHWVKRFIHFNKKKHPADMGAVEIETFLSHLAVQGLCSANTQRIALNALIYLYKRFLGRDIQALDFKLAKQQKYLPVVYSRREISAILDHLEGTYRLQVELMYGSGLRSAELLSLRIKDIDFDSNNIFVRGGKGDKDRTTILPNGLIVQLHRQVETVSLLHQQDLLAGFGSVYLPNALERKYPSASRQLAWQYLFPSSTIGQCPRSGENRRHHMHATTLARQVCIAVKLARVNKPARCHAFRHSFATHLLEAGYDLRTIQELLGHSDVSTTEIYTHVVNRGNKGVLSPSDQLRNINKIEQTEANYFLGSKVGEVQELSLLAAS
- the aroC gene encoding chorismate synthase, translating into MSGNTFGKLFCVTTFGESHGPALGCIVDGCPPGLEISEEEIQRELDRRKPGTSRYTTQRREPDQVKILSGVFEGKTTGTPIGLLIENTDQRSKDYSNIAEQVRPAHADFTYWQKYGIRDYRGGGRSSARETAMRVAAGAIAKKWLKQKYGIEVRGYLSQLGPIKVQKLDWDQVEQNPFFCPDADRVPEMETYMQELIKEGNSIGARISVHASGVPAGLGEPIFDRLDADLAHGLMSINAVKGVEIGAGFDSVEQKGTEHRDEITPEEGFLSNNAGGVLGGISSGQDIIAHIALKPTSSLRIPGRSVDRSGNPIEVVTKGRHDPCVGIRATPIAEAMMALVLIDHALRHRAQNGDVTPG
- the prmB gene encoding 50S ribosomal protein L3 N(5)-glutamine methyltransferase; this translates as MIERRESSLHELTTVLDYIRWGTSRFNEADLYYGHGTDNAWDEAVLLVTHALHLPPYSKSEILQARLTMEERRDVLTILERRFTERVPAAYLTKEAHFCDMTFYVDERVLVPRSPIGEMIRHNFQPWLNVEPLAILDLCCGSGCIGIACAEAFPEARVDLSDISEDAIEVAQININRHDLNERVRAVQSDLFAGLHGMSYELIVCNPPYVDARDLAEMPKEYHAEPDIALGSGDDGLDFTRRLLREAANHLQPDGLLICEVGNSWEALEKAFPEVPFMWPEFEDGGHGVFAISREELLAYQPYFEKE
- the folE gene encoding GTP cyclohydrolase I FolE, yielding MNEHYARIIEAIGEDPQRPGLKDTPGRAAKAMEYLTRGYKQTVEDVVNDALFPSDCSEMVLVKDIELYSLCEHHLLPFIGRAHVAYIPNGKVVGLSKVARIVDMFARRLQIQEQLTVEIAETLLNVTGAAGVGVIIEAKHMCMMMRGVEKQNSVMKTSAMLGTFRSNQATRNEFLSLLRQ
- a CDS encoding 5-carboxymethyl-2-hydroxymuconate Delta-isomerase, with protein sequence MPHLIIEYAKNLEEKISVAALVSSAQEAMHRSGLFASHNIKTRAKSYDQFIAGDNGSSFIHAEIRLLEGRSTREREALSSAVFNSLCQFAEGVPAVSVEVREMDASCYSKRVPF
- a CDS encoding alpha/beta fold hydrolase, with translation MLITTVIADVVGGPHHFTTCFSHYPVDITLATNQITPRELTIEFDHKSIAARQWGDPEGEPVIALHGWLDNCASFNRLAPLLTGINLVAVDMPGHGHSYHRSLDANYNIWEEAEDILGAVHALGWRKFSILAHSRGAIAGVITAGAFPDRVKRLALIDGLVPPSTEDEKAPENLAKAIAQRARYAARKLRIYSTFEEAVEARKNGMFPLTEWAAQVLTERGTREVEGGYMWSNDPRLMAASTAKLNEPQIKAYLSRLNMPVQLVLAEDGIADMLKRLRPVLEGFPGIEAREMPGSHHLHLEESGAQAIAEWFGPFLRGETA
- the sixA gene encoding phosphohistidine phosphatase SixA, coding for MQLFILRHGKAEPMLANDAERALTERGRRQVAQVCKKRAEELAAVKAIWASPFVRTQETAEIAAAQLGLPVITEPLLIGNTHPQQLLDHLQTQDTFPLLLVSHQPLVGSLLNGLCGTGNEHPMGTSSLACVSAEVWADGCADLEWLQHAE
- a CDS encoding DUF4389 domain-containing protein, encoding MNNDDLKRNLTSGNQWVRLIYMVLFAVCLQVAAWLLMAVVILQFLFSIISGKSNDNLRRFGDQLASYVYQAIQFLIYNSDEKPFPFSEWPESDVEDLSGYEGAEEVSAEVVSKEAKHEKDKAEDEAEDAIILGSSDSKSSEKPELVEESADDADKPVDKN
- a CDS encoding NAD(P)H-dependent glycerol-3-phosphate dehydrogenase; the protein is MQKETSNPLAIAVLGGGSFGTAIANIVAGNGHDTRQWMRNAETAAECRDTRENHKYLPGVPLHPELQITSDLEQAVGGCNIVFVAIPSKSFREVVKKVAPLLAPGTMLISTTKGIEHDNFHLMSDILREETTDMRVGVLSGPNFAKEIVAGHYTATVVASEDEALCKAIQSALHSETFRVYSSSDVFGVELAGALKNIYAIVTGMAAALERGQNTISLLITRSLAEMMRFAEAMGADPMTFIGLAGVGDLILTCSSDLSRNYRVGYMVGKGKPLDQAVAEIGQVAEGVNTVRLIKQKADEMGVYMPLVSAIHAILFEQRPIPEVIRNLMSGAQTFDVAYSAKP
- the htpG gene encoding molecular chaperone HtpG translates to MTVEAQKESHGFQTEAKQLLHLMIHSLYSNKEIFLRELVSNASDAADKLRFESLSKPELLGEDADLRIRIEFDKEEGTLTITDNGIGMSRDEVIENLGTIARSGTSAFMQQLTGDQKKDAHLIGQFGVGFYSAFIVADKVDVFTRRAGLNTDQGVHWECHGEAEYSVETVEWPQRGTRVVLHLKEEAKEFADSWRLRSIIKKYSDHIAIPVEMLKEEMPAAEEGEEPKEEKAPEFEAVNAAQALWTRPRSDVKSEEYKEFYKHISHDFDDPLTWSHNRVEGKQDYTSLLYIPARAPFDLYQRDAARGLKLYVQRTFIMDDAEQFLPLYLRFVKGVLDSNDLPLNVSREILQKDRNTDAIKSALTKRVLDMLDKLAKKDGDEYQKFWDLFGNVLKEGPAEDFSNKEKIAKLLRFASTHTDTEKQDQSLEDYVGRMKDGQKAIYYVCADNFATAKSSPYLEVFRKKGIEVLLLTDQVDEWFVGHMSEFDGKQFQDVAKGALDLGEAESDEDKAEREKVEQESGALVERVQEVLEGRVESVRATTRLVDSPACLVVSEQDMGPQMRRILEQAGQALPDAKPIFEINPSHPLVQRLDQEADEDRFADLTNILMDQANLAAGNQLADPADYVRRLNTLLLEMHG
- a CDS encoding serine hydrolase; this translates as MRPAILSNIVYDVRAYMARFFLSLVILGSLSLPAQAVDIDDRAKQFGRYFKQMMAGKSIPGGAYVIVDGNRVVAMDTYGVRVRGKSGKVDRDTVFRLASVSKTFAASMATMLEHENRFKWDDKVVNYVPDLSFKTPSLSRQLQVEHLLSHSSGLTPNAYDNYLEDNKPLSKILPKFANIDPRCTPGKCYGYQNVLFSLIEDVIFEATGVSFASQLKKRIFVPLKMQNASVGWESFMASDNRAAPHIQTGSGWRPVKVEKEYYFAAPAAGVNASISDMAQWLKAQMGYYPKVLSPEVIADMTTERVATQRHMRHRIWRDYLSHAGYGLGWRLYTIGDDRIIYHGGWVAGFRAAVAYSEKLKVGIAILMNAESRVISDLTANFVIDITGKGNLATAQTSGDR